A single genomic interval of Legionella israelensis harbors:
- a CDS encoding tyrosine-type recombinase/integrase translates to MAKNTQIETYINYQKSTDKSPLTLASYQSDLFQFVIWFESVNKTDMRLTNITPTDARQYKQHLIDSGLKAPTINRRLLSLKYFLEWGWKTKKIKYRFPFPKTVKQSQAMPKWLNRNQQNQLMRHAEQFGSKRDAAIVRILLNTGLRVSELCNLKWNDISLSERKGRLSINAGKGCKYREVPLNKDARIAFQDLGYAQHAGSNEYIFNGQRGVLSPRGIQLMLKRLHTPEDLGMISPHQLRHTFCKNLIDAGISLEKVASLAGHERLDTTKLYCQPSFSDLSEAVERIGEIE, encoded by the coding sequence ATGGCAAAAAACACCCAAATTGAAACCTACATCAATTACCAAAAATCGACTGATAAATCGCCGTTGACCCTGGCAAGTTATCAAAGCGACTTGTTTCAATTTGTAATATGGTTTGAATCGGTTAATAAAACTGATATGAGACTGACCAACATTACTCCAACTGACGCACGTCAATACAAACAACATTTAATTGATTCGGGGCTTAAGGCCCCAACAATTAACCGACGCTTGCTGTCTTTAAAATATTTTTTGGAATGGGGATGGAAAACAAAGAAAATCAAGTATCGATTCCCCTTTCCAAAAACAGTAAAACAATCTCAAGCGATGCCAAAATGGTTGAACCGCAACCAGCAGAACCAATTAATGCGACACGCCGAGCAGTTCGGAAGCAAGCGAGATGCTGCTATTGTGAGAATACTTCTTAATACGGGTTTACGTGTCAGTGAGTTGTGTAATTTAAAGTGGAATGACATAAGCTTAAGTGAACGCAAAGGCCGCCTGTCTATTAATGCTGGCAAGGGCTGTAAATACCGTGAAGTTCCTTTGAATAAAGATGCCAGGATTGCCTTCCAAGACTTGGGATATGCACAACATGCAGGTTCTAATGAATATATTTTTAATGGCCAGCGAGGTGTCCTTAGTCCTCGAGGAATTCAACTGATGTTAAAACGATTGCATACCCCAGAAGACCTTGGCATGATTTCTCCTCATCAATTAAGACATACTTTTTGTAAAAATCTCATCGATGCTGGAATAAGCTTAGAGAAAGTAGCCTCACTTGCAGGGCATGAGCGGTTAGATACAACGAAACTTTACTGTCAACCATCCTTTTCCGATTTAAGTGAGGCTGTAGAAAGGATTGGGGAGATTGAGTAA
- a CDS encoding NUDIX domain-containing protein — protein sequence MKKGRILEATQYYEGFNQFSVYNIEAPSLNPQKNYIHLNKREILHCSDSVIVLIYASEIDSFVFCQQFRSGIFFNPSEDDPFPLECVAGSIEKNHSPEETAYQEVREEAGLEVGHLREIMVAYTSPGIITEKTHIFYVTVKEVPQSQLGGLESEGEEILTHVIKREDVYQMMDNMKINDVKTLLALNWFRREFS from the coding sequence ATGAAAAAAGGCCGTATTCTTGAAGCAACACAATATTATGAGGGATTTAATCAGTTTTCCGTTTATAATATCGAAGCTCCGAGCCTTAATCCGCAAAAAAATTATATTCATTTGAATAAAAGAGAAATACTGCATTGTTCTGACTCTGTTATTGTATTGATTTATGCTTCTGAAATAGACAGCTTTGTTTTTTGCCAACAATTTCGTTCAGGAATATTTTTCAATCCATCAGAAGATGATCCCTTTCCGCTTGAGTGCGTAGCAGGTTCAATAGAAAAAAACCACAGCCCGGAAGAAACGGCTTATCAAGAGGTACGCGAAGAAGCAGGCCTTGAGGTCGGGCATTTAAGAGAAATTATGGTGGCTTATACAAGCCCCGGTATTATTACTGAAAAAACGCATATCTTTTATGTCACTGTAAAAGAAGTACCACAAAGTCAATTAGGTGGCTTAGAAAGTGAGGGTGAAGAGATCCTGACTCATGTAATTAAAAGAGAAGACGTGTATCAAATGATGGATAACATGAAGATTAACGATGTTAAGACATTATTAGCATTAAACTGGTTTCGCCGTGAATTTAGCTAA
- the tnpA gene encoding IS66 family insertion sequence element accessory protein TnpA, giving the protein MTDNPKRSRREFWQSHNDSWEVSGLTQAVYCEQQGISHSAFCYWRGRLRPKASKAQRTSPHFLAVKSAVEPTSANTPYEPAIQLMLPNGVRLGISGQTDKVILREVLTFAGAL; this is encoded by the coding sequence ATGACAGACAATCCGAAAAGATCACGACGCGAATTTTGGCAATCTCATAATGACTCATGGGAAGTCAGTGGTTTAACCCAAGCTGTTTACTGTGAACAGCAAGGCATAAGTCATTCAGCGTTTTGTTATTGGCGAGGACGTCTTCGTCCTAAAGCTTCAAAAGCGCAGAGAACATCCCCTCATTTTCTAGCGGTTAAGTCAGCTGTTGAACCTACTTCGGCAAACACGCCCTATGAGCCGGCCATTCAGTTAATGTTGCCAAATGGTGTACGCCTTGGAATCAGCGGTCAGACCGACAAAGTCATTTTACGTGAAGTTTTAACGTTTGCAGGGGCGTTATAA
- a CDS encoding DUF2442 domain-containing protein has protein sequence MNTLAIKFDDHAVDVSFTKTSLHFVLADGREISAPLEWFPRLRDATDDERKNWRFIGNGLGVHWSKIDEDVSVKALMKGTD, from the coding sequence ATGAATACTTTAGCTATTAAATTTGATGATCACGCGGTTGATGTAAGTTTTACAAAAACTTCATTACACTTTGTATTGGCAGATGGTCGAGAAATTTCAGCACCTCTTGAATGGTTTCCACGTCTTAGAGATGCAACGGATGATGAACGTAAAAATTGGCGGTTTATTGGTAATGGTCTTGGAGTGCATTGGTCAAAGATTGATGAAGATGTCTCTGTTAAGGCTTTAATGAAGGGAACTGATTAA
- a CDS encoding HPF/RaiA family ribosome-associated protein: protein MQIQINTDNNVEGHEQLAEKVKNEINKKLDRFSNYLTRIEVHLGDENSQKSGQYDKRCLLEARLKHHQPIVVSDNASTVMQATTGAVKKLKHALKNTIGRLSDI, encoded by the coding sequence ATGCAGATTCAAATCAATACGGATAACAATGTTGAAGGACATGAGCAATTGGCAGAGAAAGTCAAAAACGAAATTAATAAAAAACTGGACAGGTTCAGTAATTATCTTACACGTATTGAAGTTCATCTTGGAGATGAAAACAGCCAAAAATCAGGTCAATACGACAAGAGATGCCTGCTTGAGGCCCGCCTCAAACACCATCAACCCATTGTGGTCAGTGATAATGCATCTACAGTTATGCAGGCAACTACCGGAGCCGTTAAAAAATTAAAACATGCACTAAAAAATACCATTGGACGTCTAAGCGACATTTGA
- a CDS encoding GNAT family N-acetyltransferase has translation MKENKVYAVQKNEIRDAAFTLFQAFQHDPFMRWVFITEENYYKNALAVIETWVKYSILYGWAWRTEHFESVALRLKPGDLQNSFWRFFRSGMLKTPKLMGKESFRRLMFISNTSQKIKKEQMKIHPFIYCWFLGTKPELQGQGFGSTLMKKTFSIAEQLGVDCYLETGSDRSKKIHMSQGYQTLQEYMTPDKAITITVMLKNYQLT, from the coding sequence ATGAAAGAAAACAAAGTCTATGCGGTACAAAAAAATGAAATAAGAGATGCTGCCTTTACGTTGTTTCAGGCTTTTCAGCACGATCCTTTCATGCGCTGGGTTTTTATAACGGAAGAAAATTACTATAAAAACGCGCTGGCCGTTATAGAAACATGGGTTAAATATTCTATATTGTATGGATGGGCCTGGCGAACTGAGCATTTTGAATCAGTAGCCTTGCGGCTCAAACCAGGTGATTTGCAAAATTCATTTTGGCGTTTCTTTCGTTCCGGAATGCTCAAAACCCCAAAACTCATGGGTAAAGAGTCTTTTAGACGACTCATGTTTATCTCTAATACATCTCAAAAAATAAAAAAAGAACAAATGAAAATTCACCCTTTTATTTATTGCTGGTTCTTAGGGACCAAGCCGGAACTTCAAGGACAAGGTTTTGGCTCAACCCTTATGAAAAAAACATTTTCAATTGCTGAGCAATTAGGAGTGGATTGCTATCTGGAAACAGGTTCGGATCGCTCAAAAAAAATTCATATGAGTCAAGGCTACCAAACCCTGCAAGAATATATGACACCAGATAAAGCGATAACTATCACCGTTATGTTGAAAAATTATCAGTTGACTTAA
- the tnpC gene encoding IS66 family transposase produces MKQQSDLTVEQLREENARLLALLAQQESTIETLRHQLHLFRNARFGRKSEKGVVPEQMALQFDEAEPSSEQDESTVEPSQTETITYTRAKKGTGRKALPKSLPYVEQIHDLSDEEKHCDCGCELTHIGDDISEQLDVVPQMTFRVVHVRKKYACKTCEETIQTAKLPKQPIPQSIASSGLLAAVIDAKFNRHMPLYRQEAMFKEAGIPVTRATLCNWVVKAADLLTPLVKLMVAAIHDYDIAYADETPVQVLKQKNKPPTSKSYMWLFIGGPPDKRCYVYQYHPSRTHQIPADFFSDFSGYLHADCYGGYVALDKEDHVTHVACMAHARRYFVDVVKLAGKKKGIAHKVLTYFTELYQLEASLKEAKAAPDDIYQARQKEAKPILDELKDFVEDKKINIPPKSPLGKAVHYLLTHWVALKRYLDDGRLEIDNNRTERSIKPFVIGRKNWLFHGNETGAKAGAILYSLIETCKQHQVDAFAWLKYALTNIQYAETIEQLEALLPFHVNPSELENMRSLPALEMPEKSGVN; encoded by the coding sequence ATGAAACAACAATCTGACTTAACAGTAGAGCAATTACGCGAAGAAAATGCGCGTTTGTTGGCATTGTTGGCTCAGCAGGAAAGCACTATCGAAACGCTTCGCCACCAGCTGCACTTATTCCGTAATGCACGCTTTGGCCGCAAAAGCGAAAAAGGTGTCGTGCCGGAACAAATGGCATTGCAATTTGACGAAGCAGAGCCATCCAGTGAACAGGATGAATCGACTGTTGAGCCTTCTCAAACTGAAACCATTACCTATACCCGTGCTAAAAAAGGCACAGGCCGCAAAGCACTGCCCAAGTCATTACCCTATGTTGAGCAGATTCATGACTTAAGCGATGAAGAAAAACATTGCGACTGTGGTTGTGAGTTAACTCATATTGGTGACGACATCTCAGAACAACTGGATGTTGTACCGCAAATGACCTTCCGTGTGGTTCATGTTCGTAAAAAATACGCTTGCAAGACATGTGAAGAAACCATTCAAACGGCCAAACTGCCGAAACAACCTATTCCACAAAGCATTGCATCGTCTGGTTTACTGGCAGCAGTGATTGATGCCAAGTTTAACCGCCACATGCCGCTTTATCGCCAGGAGGCGATGTTTAAAGAAGCGGGCATTCCCGTTACCAGAGCAACGCTTTGCAACTGGGTGGTAAAAGCCGCTGATTTATTAACGCCGCTGGTTAAACTCATGGTTGCGGCCATTCACGATTATGACATCGCTTATGCGGATGAAACACCCGTGCAGGTGCTCAAGCAGAAAAACAAACCGCCAACATCAAAATCCTATATGTGGCTATTCATTGGCGGTCCACCGGATAAACGCTGTTATGTTTATCAGTACCATCCGTCACGCACTCACCAGATACCGGCTGATTTCTTTTCCGACTTCAGCGGCTACCTGCATGCTGACTGTTATGGTGGTTATGTCGCTTTAGACAAAGAAGACCATGTTACCCATGTTGCCTGTATGGCGCACGCCAGAAGGTATTTTGTCGATGTGGTCAAACTTGCCGGCAAGAAAAAAGGCATTGCCCATAAAGTCTTGACCTATTTTACCGAGCTTTATCAGCTGGAAGCTTCCCTCAAAGAGGCAAAGGCTGCACCAGACGATATTTATCAGGCAAGACAAAAAGAGGCCAAACCTATTCTTGATGAACTCAAAGACTTTGTTGAAGATAAAAAAATCAATATCCCACCGAAAAGCCCATTGGGCAAAGCCGTTCATTACCTGTTGACGCACTGGGTTGCGCTCAAACGATACCTTGACGATGGCCGTCTCGAAATAGATAACAACCGAACAGAGCGCTCCATTAAACCTTTCGTCATCGGACGAAAAAACTGGCTCTTTCATGGCAACGAAACGGGCGCCAAAGCAGGTGCTATCCTCTATTCCCTCATCGAAACCTGTAAGCAACACCAGGTTGATGCTTTCGCATGGTTGAAATACGCACTGACCAACATCCAATATGCTGAAACCATCGAACAGCTCGAAGCTTTGCTGCCCTTTCATGTAAACCCTTCCGAACTTGAAAACATGCGCAGCTTACCTGCTTTGGAAATGCCTGAGAAGAGTGGGGTTAATTAA
- a CDS encoding protein kinase domain-containing protein has product MPKKNKDALLNFKDQLRKFSPSTKWPKKYLSRGGLNLIRLYRTPEKIRVIRSSIEDRERTQAVQWLYENSDLARKNNILADYYYLKNQAAIQKQFSGDLSDFVKSDKLDSTRDYKRIFYSIAYQLCTAIEFLHSHNIAHQDIKLYNILYLMKNEDIQIALADLDGCSYFDANGVLLNGKPLQYTDAYFLGNECSVKNDIYAAYLTLLELYFKSPIHEAIKNYFPEFPGAAVYSWIVNERERWVDGKYSELSVDRDAKKFFDAFKQGDLSEAKQLAKNHLKSQTPSIKKNRSYFFCEHTSNYPKYLDIYTNRTKNFLIGAIVLYQSINNNNISFKTLSNYYKSFCLAFKYVEDKPNNSKSLVDMCRTLKNSVKTSLINKFDDQMYLDTFNDIELNMDDGGEQNKI; this is encoded by the coding sequence ATGCCAAAAAAAAATAAAGATGCGTTACTGAATTTCAAGGATCAATTAAGAAAATTTTCTCCTAGTACGAAGTGGCCAAAAAAATATTTATCACGGGGTGGGCTTAATTTGATACGCCTTTATAGAACCCCAGAAAAGATAAGGGTAATACGATCTTCTATTGAGGATAGAGAACGAACTCAAGCTGTTCAATGGCTTTATGAAAACTCGGATTTGGCTAGAAAAAATAATATTCTTGCCGATTATTATTATCTAAAGAATCAGGCGGCCATACAAAAGCAGTTCAGTGGTGATTTATCCGATTTTGTTAAATCGGATAAACTCGATTCTACGCGGGATTACAAAAGGATTTTTTACTCAATTGCTTATCAGTTATGTACGGCTATTGAGTTTTTGCATTCCCATAATATTGCCCATCAAGATATTAAGTTATATAACATATTATATCTTATGAAAAATGAAGATATACAAATTGCTTTGGCAGATCTGGATGGATGCTCTTATTTTGATGCCAATGGTGTTCTGTTGAATGGGAAACCATTACAATACACTGACGCCTACTTTTTGGGAAATGAATGTTCAGTAAAAAATGATATTTATGCGGCTTATCTAACATTGTTAGAATTATATTTTAAATCACCCATCCATGAAGCAATCAAAAATTATTTTCCGGAGTTCCCTGGCGCAGCCGTTTATTCATGGATTGTCAATGAACGAGAAAGATGGGTTGATGGAAAGTATAGTGAATTAAGCGTGGATAGGGATGCCAAGAAATTTTTTGATGCATTTAAACAAGGCGATTTAAGCGAAGCAAAACAATTGGCCAAAAACCATTTAAAATCGCAAACACCCAGTATAAAGAAGAATAGAAGTTATTTCTTTTGTGAGCACACCTCAAATTACCCGAAATATTTGGATATCTATACTAATAGAACAAAAAACTTCTTAATTGGAGCCATTGTTCTATACCAAAGTATAAATAATAACAATATAAGCTTTAAGACACTATCAAATTATTATAAAAGTTTCTGTCTGGCATTTAAATATGTTGAAGATAAGCCTAATAATAGCAAATCCCTTGTGGATATGTGCAGAACTTTAAAAAACTCTGTTAAAACATCACTAATAAATAAATTTGACGACCAAATGTATTTGGATACTTTCAACGACATAGAATTAAATATGGACGACGGTGGTGAGCAAAACAAAATTTAA
- a CDS encoding ankyrin repeat domain-containing protein, producing the protein MKRYKFNAEGYRYYIDSEIELSEQELCKIQKIISSFPHASKSRESIKQFLEFSPDETPKYILAITANAFDCCGNTMLGVACEYGYSVNAVQKLINMGANVDMPDHNMNKLALHWAINNKKSFRDKGSVEAVEVVRCLLKNGAKTDIRCYQNETLLEYAKSRGFTAAANLIESHSNKQPENKSKIGCSDLAFFFTNTTKEKETYCGFKPGFLLNDNF; encoded by the coding sequence GTGAAAAGATATAAATTTAATGCCGAAGGCTATAGATATTATATAGATAGTGAGATAGAGCTCTCCGAACAAGAGCTATGTAAGATACAAAAAATAATATCCAGCTTTCCGCATGCTTCAAAATCAAGGGAGTCAATTAAACAGTTTTTAGAATTTTCTCCTGATGAAACCCCTAAGTATATTCTTGCTATTACTGCAAATGCTTTTGATTGCTGTGGTAATACAATGTTGGGAGTAGCATGTGAGTATGGCTACTCTGTTAATGCAGTACAAAAATTAATTAACATGGGTGCAAATGTAGATATGCCCGATCACAATATGAATAAGCTAGCACTTCACTGGGCAATAAATAATAAAAAATCATTTAGAGACAAGGGTTCTGTTGAGGCGGTAGAAGTCGTTCGCTGTTTACTTAAAAATGGAGCAAAAACTGATATTAGATGCTATCAAAATGAGACCCTTCTTGAATATGCTAAAAGTCGGGGATTTACAGCAGCAGCCAATTTAATCGAGAGTCACTCCAATAAGCAACCTGAAAATAAATCGAAAATAGGATGTTCTGATCTTGCTTTTTTTTTCACCAATACTACAAAAGAAAAAGAAACTTATTGTGGATTTAAACCTGGATTTCTCTTAAACGATAATTTTTAA
- a CDS encoding DUF4160 domain-containing protein, which yields MPTVLRIRGYRFFFYSLEGSEPPHIHIEHGDKVGKFWLEPVSLASSYGFRSHELGKLRLLVIEHKELFLEKWYEYFSY from the coding sequence ATGCCAACAGTTTTAAGGATTAGAGGTTACCGGTTTTTCTTCTATAGTCTTGAGGGATCGGAACCCCCTCATATTCATATTGAACATGGGGATAAGGTGGGAAAATTTTGGCTTGAACCTGTAAGCCTGGCCAGCTCATATGGGTTTAGAAGCCATGAGCTAGGAAAACTTAGGCTCTTGGTTATTGAACATAAAGAATTATTTTTGGAGAAATGGTATGAATACTTTAGCTATTAA
- the tnpB gene encoding IS66 family insertion sequence element accessory protein TnpB (TnpB, as the term is used for proteins encoded by IS66 family insertion elements, is considered an accessory protein, since TnpC, encoded by a neighboring gene, is a DDE family transposase.) — MLRLPETTAIYVATTPVDFRKAINGLAAMVIEEFESPANDGSVYVFYNRSRDRVKCLFWDKNGFVLYHKRLERGKFKMEKTSTQLEAITHQQLDWLLAGLEFKLMSEFPMLDFKHYF, encoded by the coding sequence ATGTTGCGCTTACCGGAAACGACAGCGATTTATGTTGCAACAACACCTGTTGATTTCAGAAAAGCCATTAATGGCTTGGCTGCCATGGTGATTGAGGAATTTGAATCGCCGGCGAACGATGGTTCTGTTTACGTTTTTTATAATCGTAGCCGTGACAGGGTTAAGTGTTTGTTTTGGGATAAGAATGGTTTTGTGCTTTATCACAAGCGCTTAGAGCGTGGAAAATTTAAGATGGAGAAGACGTCAACCCAGCTTGAAGCCATTACTCACCAACAGTTGGACTGGTTGTTGGCGGGGCTTGAATTTAAGTTGATGTCTGAATTTCCCATGCTTGATTTCAAGCATTATTTTTAA
- a CDS encoding Tn3 family transposase, which produces MRLIEVLPNYEAKRFDKPPVLTQDERKSCFQVDLSISSMFDKTKQDINKLGLLLQYGYFKVTGKFFTAKTFKSADIKVAAKIIGITPPKDFIHQYGDRTRQKHRLFILENTGFLPFNNKIDFFEEAIIDMVDKQMHPRKLFYALVEQLRQKKIELPSYDRIARTITDKLHAFEARVTKNIAEVITTKQQEALEQLVSKEGEPYERALLTRLKNISQSMQPAKIKQDMRNFLIIKKLHRELISVIEKLALSSEAIKYYAGWVNKAKTTQLAEMADTHKRNLYLIAFIDYWYRLWQDNLVDILLKSVQQHLNKAAREVDLLIKDRLPEKNRLAKSVITGFNNAKDTLDKVQRVVHDINLNNDEKVRELNNILPKENHSFSQVELDAKELQLQMENEKKCNDEFNVLSNLSRKLQNRVAEIIKHLSFEYEDNAKAIFQAIEFYQNNKTITATAPNEFLDDHEYQAIHRDGKFNISLYKAILFCKVAQAIKCGQISLNYSLRYLSIDSYLLDEQYWHKHKTHLLEKLGLTEFSDAEKVLSLLRSTLDKQFFDVNQRIVQGVNNYITIRKDGGFSVYTPAVEKPKYDSITSIIGEGKYIPILQMMAQMNALTKFTACFKHHKITGSKTPPENEIFYAGIFGLGSNIGLHKLSHTAIGINYNTLSHAVNWYFSLDNLHAVNQSLVDLMSKLWLPQKFKRERDLLHTSSDGKKQCVSAESLNTNFSYKYFGNGKGASVYRFIDERGILFYSTVFTSSERDAAYVIDGLLHNDAVSSDMHSTDTHGYTEKVFAISHLLSVTFAPRLKDIASQKLVSFGKLKNILESKEYPILPTYYVNESKIKRYWDNILRLIATIKLREHRASTILKRLSEYSNQHPLEESLKDFGRIIKSIFILKYIDDVQWRQAIEKQLNKGELANKFSDAISFADPNILEPLKEDQEITVMCKTIIQNIIILWNYIELTKVVMQVENDERNILLENITNASILTWQHVNLHGTYDFSNLFSSNDSEFILDEVINFRAA; this is translated from the coding sequence ATGCGTTTAATTGAAGTATTACCAAATTATGAAGCCAAGCGTTTTGATAAACCGCCAGTATTAACCCAGGATGAACGAAAATCTTGTTTTCAGGTTGATCTCTCTATTTCATCAATGTTTGATAAAACAAAACAGGATATTAATAAGTTAGGGCTTTTGCTGCAATATGGTTACTTTAAAGTAACTGGTAAATTCTTTACCGCAAAAACATTCAAGTCTGCTGATATAAAAGTTGCTGCAAAAATAATAGGCATCACACCACCAAAGGATTTTATACATCAATATGGTGATAGAACAAGGCAAAAGCATCGGTTATTCATATTGGAAAATACTGGGTTCCTCCCATTTAACAATAAAATAGATTTCTTTGAAGAGGCCATCATAGACATGGTCGATAAACAGATGCATCCTCGCAAACTGTTTTATGCACTAGTTGAGCAGCTAAGACAAAAGAAAATAGAATTGCCAAGCTATGATAGAATCGCAAGAACCATCACGGATAAACTTCATGCATTTGAGGCAAGGGTCACAAAAAATATTGCCGAAGTTATTACAACCAAGCAACAAGAGGCATTGGAACAGTTGGTGTCAAAAGAAGGAGAGCCTTATGAGAGGGCTTTGTTAACACGTCTGAAAAACATATCCCAATCAATGCAGCCCGCTAAAATCAAACAGGACATGCGCAATTTTTTAATTATAAAAAAACTTCATCGAGAACTAATATCTGTAATAGAGAAACTGGCTTTATCTTCTGAGGCGATTAAATATTATGCGGGTTGGGTAAACAAGGCGAAAACAACACAACTTGCTGAGATGGCTGATACCCATAAGAGAAATCTGTATTTAATAGCATTTATTGACTATTGGTATAGGCTTTGGCAGGATAATCTTGTTGATATTTTGTTAAAATCAGTTCAACAACACTTAAATAAGGCGGCTCGTGAAGTTGATTTATTAATTAAGGACAGGTTGCCTGAAAAAAACAGACTGGCCAAATCAGTCATCACTGGTTTTAATAATGCCAAAGATACCTTAGATAAAGTTCAACGAGTCGTTCATGATATTAATTTAAATAATGATGAAAAGGTTAGGGAACTCAATAATATTCTACCTAAAGAAAATCATTCATTTTCTCAGGTCGAACTGGATGCGAAGGAATTACAGCTTCAGATGGAAAATGAGAAAAAATGCAATGATGAATTTAATGTGCTGAGTAACTTGTCCAGGAAGCTACAAAATCGTGTTGCCGAAATTATAAAGCATCTAAGCTTTGAGTATGAGGATAATGCAAAAGCGATTTTTCAGGCAATTGAGTTCTATCAAAACAATAAAACAATAACTGCTACTGCACCAAATGAATTTTTAGATGATCATGAGTACCAGGCTATTCATCGTGATGGGAAGTTTAACATATCGCTTTATAAAGCCATCTTGTTTTGCAAAGTTGCTCAAGCTATAAAATGTGGCCAGATAAGTTTGAATTATTCGCTCCGTTATTTGTCTATTGATTCTTACTTGCTTGATGAACAGTATTGGCATAAACATAAAACCCATTTGTTAGAAAAACTTGGACTTACCGAGTTTAGTGATGCCGAAAAAGTACTTTCTTTATTGCGAAGCACGCTGGATAAACAATTTTTTGATGTGAACCAACGTATTGTTCAAGGAGTCAATAATTATATAACAATTCGCAAAGATGGCGGGTTTTCGGTCTACACGCCAGCGGTGGAAAAACCCAAGTATGACTCTATTACAAGTATTATTGGCGAAGGTAAATATATTCCCATTTTACAAATGATGGCGCAAATGAATGCATTAACCAAATTCACAGCCTGTTTTAAACACCACAAAATTACCGGCTCGAAAACACCACCAGAAAATGAAATCTTTTATGCAGGTATCTTTGGCTTAGGAAGCAACATCGGGCTTCATAAACTTAGCCATACAGCTATTGGTATTAATTATAATACTCTGTCTCATGCTGTTAACTGGTATTTTTCCTTAGATAACCTTCATGCCGTTAATCAATCACTTGTGGATCTGATGAGTAAATTATGGTTGCCTCAGAAATTTAAGAGAGAGCGAGACTTGTTGCACACATCCAGTGATGGCAAAAAGCAATGCGTATCAGCAGAGTCACTGAATACCAACTTTTCCTATAAGTACTTTGGCAATGGAAAAGGAGCCAGTGTTTACCGTTTTATCGATGAGCGTGGCATCTTATTTTATTCAACGGTATTTACCAGCAGTGAACGTGATGCTGCTTATGTGATCGATGGTTTGTTGCACAATGATGCGGTTTCATCCGACATGCACTCTACAGACACACATGGCTACACTGAAAAAGTGTTTGCTATATCACACCTACTCAGTGTGACTTTTGCGCCACGACTTAAAGATATTGCTTCACAAAAGCTGGTCAGCTTTGGAAAACTAAAAAATATATTAGAAAGTAAGGAGTATCCCATATTACCCACTTACTATGTTAATGAGAGTAAAATTAAACGATATTGGGATAACATATTAAGGTTGATTGCAACAATAAAACTACGGGAACACCGTGCCTCAACAATTCTAAAAAGATTAAGCGAATACTCAAATCAACATCCACTGGAAGAATCCCTTAAAGATTTTGGCCGTATCATCAAATCAATCTTTATCCTGAAATATATAGACGATGTGCAATGGCGGCAGGCTATTGAAAAACAATTAAACAAGGGCGAGTTAGCCAATAAATTTTCTGATGCCATATCTTTTGCTGATCCGAATATTTTAGAACCCTTAAAAGAAGATCAGGAAATTACGGTTATGTGCAAAACAATTATCCAAAACATTATTATTTTATGGAACTATATCGAGTTAACCAAAGTAGTGATGCAAGTAGAAAATGATGAGAGGAATATTCTTCTTGAAAATATTACCAATGCATCTATTTTGACCTGGCAACATGTCAATCTGCACGGTACATATGATTTTAGTAACCTGTTTAGTTCAAATGATTCTGAATTTATATTGGATGAGGTAATTAATTTTAGGGCAGCTTAA